A region from the Lolium perenne isolate Kyuss_39 chromosome 4, Kyuss_2.0, whole genome shotgun sequence genome encodes:
- the LOC139839344 gene encoding uncharacterized protein has translation MSTPSSNPFADSSIPDPGQLRAVAITDHVPIKLSTTAANYLAWKTYFYLLFREYNLRDHIDGTANLLACDSDWLAIDAIIIRWLFLTVSSDIFKTVVREGDDARTVWGKINGLFTNNKLQRVVFLQQEFFGTPQGDQTLDAYCLRLKAISDELQDLGFRIGDELLLSTLTAGLNEDLGNAASNLTLMTNRTFERAVDYLRLEERRLKGVRTRAVHTALWASGNSVLPHGGGAPPAPTPAPPHPAPQPQQHQGGGAVAVAIAVAVVVAAAVATTAAPASSVRAPAVAAPAGLPYTPAYGGMMPQPPTAHWDPALYTTLQHAPSPGAYSGGGDWFMDTGASAHMAAHPVSPHLVQNLFSVKTLSRDNSVTVEFDEFGFSVKDARTRMFGRPILALQTDNGKEFDNTTIRTLLSTHGTIFRLTCPYTSQQNGRAERVLRTLNDCVRTLLFHAHMPPSSGRMPSPPPPS, from the exons ATGTCCACCCCAAGCTCCAACCCCTTCGCCGACTCCTCCATCCCCGACCCCGGCCAACTCCGCGCCGTCGCCATCACCGATCATGTCCCCATCAAGctgtccaccaccgccgccaactACCTCGCCTGGAAGACGTACTTCTACCTCCTCTTCCGCGAGTACAACCTGCGCGATCACATCGACGGCACCGCCAACCTCCTCGCCTGCGACTCCGACTGGCTGgccatcgacgccatcatcatccGCTGGCTCTTCCTCACCGTCTCGTCGGACATCTTCAAGACCGTCGTTCGGGAAGGCGATGATGCCCGCACGGTGTGGGGAAAGATCAACGGCCTcttcaccaataacaagctccaaCGTGTTGTCTTTTTGCAGCAGGAATTCTTCGGCACACCCCAGGGCGATCAAACCTTGGACGCCTACTGCCTGCGCCTCAAGGCCATCTCCGACGAGCTCCAGGACCTTGGGTTCCGGATTGGCGACGAGCTCCTCCTCTCCACCCTCACCGCCGGCCTCAACGAGGACCTCGGCAacgccgcctccaacctcacCCTCATGACCAACCGTACGTTCGAGCGGGCGGTCGACTACCTCCGGCTGGAGGAACGCCGGCTGAAGGGTGTGCGCACTCGGGCGGTTCACACCGCCCTATGGGCCAGCGGCAACAGCGTCCTTCCTCATGGCGGAGGAGCTCCACCGGCGCCCACCCCCGCCCCTCCACACCCTGCGCCTCAGCCGCAACAACACCAAGGAGGAGGGGCGGTGGCCGTGGCCATCGCCGTGGCCGTGGTGGTGGCCGCGGCGGTGGCAACAACGGCGGCCCCGGCATCGTCGGTCCGCGCCCCGGCCGTGGCC GCTCCCGCCGGCCTGCCCTACACTCCCGCCTACGGCGGCATGATGCCGCAGCCCCCGACGGCCCACTGGGACCCCGCGCTGTACACCACCCTTCAGCACGCCCCCTCGCCGGGCGCTTACTCTGGCGGTGGCGATTGGTTCATGGACACCGGAGCCTCCGCACACATGGCTGCTCACCCGG TTTCACCACATCTTGTTCAGAATTTATTTTCCGTCAAAACTCTTTCTCGTGATAATTCTGTAACTGTGGAATTTGACGAGTTTGGTTTTTCTGTAAAGGACGCCCGTACCCGGATG TTCGGTCGCCCCATCCTCGCCCTCCAAACTGACAATGGCAAGGAGTTCGACAACACCACCATCCGCACCCTCCTCTCCACCCACGGCACCATATTCCGCCTAACTTGCCCATACACCTCCCAGCAGAACGGCCGCGCCGAGCGCGTCCTACGCACCCTAAATGACTGTGTCCGTACCCTCCTGTTCCACGCTCACATGCCCCCCAGTTCTGGCCGGATGCCCTCTCCACCGCCACCCTCCTAG